From Pelagicoccus sp. SDUM812003, a single genomic window includes:
- a CDS encoding NADH-quinone oxidoreductase subunit M: MNDSVSLLHFTIAVPIVAAFLTLYMGRFGRPGAQTVAIAGFAIPAILALIAWAIYQPSVPGGYDFVTRHDTGLEVVGISLHLGLNGVSLPLFVMAGIVGLAAGIYAAQSKAENLPRYLFCLLIMQGGLMGVFASIDIFFFYFFHELALIPTFVMIGVWGGRDRGYAAMKMTIYLTLGAMLSLAGLIALYVKSGAGSFDLITLKAHLAEAPLAETVQRYAFGLLLFGFGILVSLWPLHTWAPLGYGAAPSSAAMLHAGVLKKFGLYGLIQVAVPLIPGGVSHWENWIIWLALGNVVIIGLVTMAQRDLKQMLGYSSVMHMGYAFLGIAAMSVLGAGAAVIMMVAHGLTVALLFMLATMVHHRTQTFEMEEMGGLAKKAPVLSAFFVCGMMASIGLPGPGLANFWGEFGIFLSLWQFKSWLVFVAATGIVISAIYGLRAVARVFFGQESDEFLESQKEVAVTDMTWAERVPAIILIIMLFFIGFFPKTVTTPLNQALESEAVYASSEVDE; the protein is encoded by the coding sequence ATGAACGATTCCGTTTCACTTCTGCATTTCACCATCGCGGTTCCGATCGTAGCGGCGTTTCTGACGCTGTACATGGGGCGTTTCGGCAGGCCCGGAGCTCAGACCGTGGCCATTGCTGGCTTCGCCATCCCTGCAATCCTGGCTTTGATCGCTTGGGCCATTTACCAGCCGTCCGTTCCGGGCGGATACGATTTCGTGACGCGTCACGACACCGGACTGGAAGTTGTCGGAATCAGTCTTCACCTCGGCCTAAATGGCGTTTCGCTTCCGCTTTTCGTCATGGCTGGCATCGTCGGTCTGGCAGCAGGCATCTACGCGGCCCAGTCCAAGGCGGAGAACCTACCGCGCTACTTGTTTTGCCTTCTCATAATGCAAGGCGGTTTGATGGGCGTTTTCGCTTCGATCGACATCTTCTTTTTCTACTTCTTCCACGAGCTCGCGTTGATCCCGACCTTCGTAATGATCGGAGTGTGGGGTGGACGTGATCGTGGCTACGCCGCCATGAAGATGACGATTTATCTGACCTTGGGAGCCATGCTTTCCTTGGCGGGATTGATCGCCCTCTATGTGAAGAGCGGAGCTGGATCGTTCGATCTCATCACCCTGAAGGCTCACCTCGCGGAAGCCCCGCTGGCGGAAACGGTGCAGCGCTACGCCTTCGGCCTGCTGTTGTTCGGCTTCGGCATTCTGGTATCGCTTTGGCCACTACACACCTGGGCGCCGCTCGGCTATGGCGCGGCTCCGAGCTCCGCCGCCATGCTGCACGCTGGCGTATTGAAAAAATTTGGACTCTACGGCTTGATTCAAGTCGCTGTTCCGCTGATCCCGGGAGGCGTCAGCCACTGGGAAAACTGGATCATCTGGCTCGCCCTAGGAAACGTGGTCATCATCGGATTGGTGACGATGGCCCAGCGCGATCTTAAGCAGATGCTCGGATACAGCTCGGTGATGCACATGGGCTACGCCTTCCTTGGCATCGCGGCTATGTCGGTGCTCGGCGCGGGAGCGGCAGTCATCATGATGGTTGCTCATGGGTTGACCGTGGCCTTGCTCTTCATGCTCGCCACGATGGTGCACCACCGCACCCAGACCTTCGAGATGGAGGAGATGGGCGGTCTTGCCAAGAAGGCTCCAGTGCTCTCGGCGTTTTTCGTATGCGGTATGATGGCCAGCATCGGCCTTCCCGGACCAGGCCTGGCGAACTTCTGGGGCGAGTTCGGAATCTTCCTCAGCCTTTGGCAGTTCAAGAGCTGGCTGGTTTTCGTAGCGGCGACCGGCATCGTGATTTCGGCGATCTACGGGCTGCGCGCCGTGGCCCGAGTGTTCTTTGGCCAGGAGAGCGACGAATTTCTCGAGTCGCAGAAGGAAGTCGCGGTCACCGATATGACCTGGGCGGAGCGCGTGCCAGCGATCATACTGATCATCATGCTTTTCTTCATCGGGTTCTTCCCGAAAACCGTCACCACGCCGCTCAACCAGGCTCTGGAGAGCGAAGCGGTCTACGCCTCCTCGGAGGTCGACGAATAG
- a CDS encoding NADH-quinone oxidoreductase subunit N, which translates to MGTETIQSLGEIAGTNTWGLILPELTLGILALGLLMLEVFLPKFAHGAIPRLSIAGQLVVLAYILFCPAAVDEGSVAFGGMIAINGATNALRIFFLIASVFVTYLAMVSFENKTLARIEYFATTLVITGALSLMSMSNHFVMLFVALETATVGFYILVSYFRTSALSLEAGLKYLIMGALSSAILLFGIVLLYGAAGNPMLEASTTDGMNFQELKAFLAANPTDTLAVIGMLLVISGIAFKIGAFPFQIWVPDVYQGAPLPTTAFLAISSKAAGFAVLLTLTGVFAPLSDWLVPLLSGIAALTILFGNFAALTQRKLKRVIGLSGVSHAGFLLIGVVAAMSIPEATNWVIFYLFAYLLGSVAVFGVLAHLPKEVDAELDLDDLGDLAKKNGFLGIALAIGIGSLAGIPPLAGFIGKFLIFVAAFKAELYTLLAVGIIGVVISIYYYFGVIKAAFFDVWNFADEEEEKEPQAQPGDFLTTLGKLAIGLALLGSVVLGFFQGPLGAWLSGQ; encoded by the coding sequence ATGGGAACTGAAACGATACAATCACTCGGCGAGATCGCTGGAACCAATACATGGGGGCTTATATTACCCGAGTTGACGCTGGGTATACTGGCGCTTGGGCTGCTCATGCTCGAAGTGTTCTTGCCCAAGTTCGCTCATGGAGCGATCCCTCGCCTCTCTATCGCCGGCCAATTGGTCGTGCTGGCCTATATCCTGTTTTGCCCGGCTGCAGTCGACGAGGGCAGCGTGGCGTTCGGCGGCATGATCGCCATCAATGGCGCGACCAACGCCCTGCGAATCTTCTTCCTGATCGCTTCGGTCTTCGTGACCTATCTCGCGATGGTCAGCTTCGAAAACAAGACGCTGGCTCGTATCGAGTATTTCGCGACGACTTTGGTCATCACCGGGGCCCTTTCGTTGATGTCGATGAGCAACCATTTCGTGATGCTCTTCGTCGCCCTGGAAACCGCCACCGTTGGATTCTACATCCTGGTTAGCTACTTCCGCACCAGCGCGCTTTCCCTCGAGGCGGGTCTGAAGTACTTGATCATGGGAGCGTTGAGCTCCGCCATACTGCTTTTCGGTATCGTGCTGCTCTACGGAGCTGCGGGAAATCCGATGCTGGAGGCCAGCACCACCGACGGCATGAACTTTCAGGAGTTGAAGGCGTTCCTCGCGGCGAACCCGACTGACACTCTAGCGGTGATCGGCATGTTGCTGGTGATTTCCGGAATCGCTTTCAAGATCGGAGCTTTCCCCTTTCAGATCTGGGTGCCGGACGTGTATCAAGGCGCCCCGCTGCCCACTACGGCGTTTCTCGCTATTTCCTCCAAGGCTGCGGGCTTCGCGGTGCTGCTAACTTTGACTGGCGTGTTCGCTCCGCTTTCCGACTGGTTGGTTCCGCTGCTGTCAGGCATCGCCGCTCTGACGATCCTCTTCGGCAACTTCGCCGCCTTGACCCAGCGCAAGCTCAAGCGAGTGATCGGACTCTCCGGTGTCTCGCACGCTGGCTTCTTGCTCATCGGCGTGGTCGCGGCCATGTCGATTCCTGAAGCCACGAATTGGGTGATCTTTTATCTCTTCGCCTACTTGCTTGGTTCGGTAGCGGTTTTCGGAGTCCTTGCTCACCTGCCTAAGGAGGTGGATGCGGAGCTCGATCTCGACGATTTGGGAGACCTCGCCAAGAAGAACGGCTTCCTTGGCATCGCCTTGGCGATCGGAATCGGTTCGCTGGCCGGCATTCCCCCGTTGGCTGGCTTTATCGGCAAGTTCCTGATTTTCGTGGCCGCTTTCAAGGCAGAGCTCTACACGCTGCTCGCGGTCGGTATCATCGGTGTGGTGATTTCGATCTACTACTACTTTGGCGTCATCAAAGCAGCCTTCTTCGACGTCTGGAATTTCGCCGACGAGGAGGAAGAGAAGGAGCCACAGGCTCAGCCGGGTGACTTCCTGACCACGCTCGGCAAGCTGGCCATCGGATTGGCGCTGCTCGGCTCGGTCGTTCTCGGTTTCTTCCAAGGCCCGCTTGGCGCCTGGCTCTCAGGACAATAA
- a CDS encoding FAD-dependent thymidylate synthase: protein MKVTGIAIVPPKEAEDGFKVTPELLASVLARYSRSNEGITNIMKKVDLDNAEKSIDRILKFVDYGHASIGGLTGGIAIAVDDVSMWLAFKLFEVSQMCDGQESSTRYIAMDPQNIPTPDEVGMPVDMAEEWLALVSEAFECYNSEYARLDRVAKDDPSIVRAPEGTPEKVLARMRKNYALDRARYFIPFATKTNLALVMSARMWAQTIKHVASLPQKEAQVVAEALRKEVAKFAPRLVKHSKAEKSFLEQANAEHNRSMDLMKSRLSIEHLEDEVWVKVDDSVPPFLKERQSIANSLKYRSNRYGYCGTAIRRMRVSFAWNNMAIAELRDLNRHRTGHRYTPCIQAGYYLAPETDREAFRPFLERQKAFLEKLTERGEPAYIYGLMLGSQTPFEHSTHADKFIYEAELRTGLGAHYRYADHLSKALKQFYTQVPEARDWVVEGTAEPE, encoded by the coding sequence ATGAAAGTTACAGGCATTGCTATCGTTCCCCCTAAGGAGGCCGAAGACGGCTTCAAAGTCACTCCGGAGCTTCTTGCCTCGGTGCTGGCTCGCTACTCGCGGAGCAACGAAGGCATCACCAACATCATGAAGAAGGTCGATTTGGACAACGCGGAGAAGTCGATCGATCGCATTCTCAAATTCGTCGACTATGGCCACGCCTCGATCGGAGGGTTGACGGGGGGAATAGCCATCGCGGTGGACGATGTTTCCATGTGGTTGGCCTTCAAGCTGTTCGAAGTTTCGCAGATGTGCGATGGCCAGGAGTCCAGCACCCGCTACATCGCTATGGATCCGCAGAACATTCCTACCCCCGACGAGGTGGGAATGCCTGTCGACATGGCGGAGGAATGGCTCGCTCTGGTGAGCGAGGCGTTCGAGTGCTACAATAGTGAATACGCGCGATTGGATCGAGTCGCGAAGGACGATCCCTCGATCGTGCGCGCTCCGGAGGGCACGCCGGAAAAGGTGCTCGCCCGCATGCGCAAGAACTACGCCCTCGACCGCGCCCGGTATTTCATCCCATTCGCGACCAAGACCAATCTCGCTCTGGTGATGTCGGCCCGCATGTGGGCCCAAACCATCAAGCACGTCGCGTCGCTTCCTCAGAAGGAAGCCCAAGTCGTCGCGGAAGCGCTGCGCAAGGAAGTGGCGAAATTCGCTCCACGTCTGGTCAAGCACAGCAAAGCGGAAAAGTCGTTTCTCGAGCAAGCCAATGCGGAACACAACCGCAGCATGGATCTGATGAAGTCGCGCCTGTCCATCGAGCATCTCGAAGACGAGGTTTGGGTGAAAGTGGACGACAGCGTGCCGCCGTTTCTCAAGGAGCGTCAGTCGATCGCCAATTCATTGAAGTATCGATCAAATCGATACGGCTACTGCGGCACCGCGATCCGTCGTATGCGCGTATCCTTCGCATGGAACAACATGGCCATCGCTGAATTGCGCGACCTGAACCGCCACCGCACCGGGCACCGCTATACGCCGTGTATCCAAGCGGGATACTACCTCGCTCCAGAGACGGACCGAGAAGCCTTTCGTCCCTTCCTCGAGCGTCAGAAAGCCTTTCTTGAAAAGCTGACCGAACGTGGCGAACCCGCCTACATCTACGGTTTGATGCTAGGAAGCCAGACCCCGTTCGAGCATTCCACCCATGCCGACAAGTTCATCTACGAAGCCGAACTGCGCACTGGGCTGGGGGCTCACTACCGCTACGCCGACCACCTAAGCAAGGCTTTGAAGCAATTCTACACCCAGGTGCCGGAAGCCCGCGATTGGGTGGTTGAAGGAACCGCGGAACCGGAATGA